A region of the Lycium barbarum isolate Lr01 chromosome 1, ASM1917538v2, whole genome shotgun sequence genome:
ATTGGCATTGATGCAAACGGaaatatttttccacttgcatatgccaTAGTTGCACGTGAGAGCTATGAGTCATGGACTTGGTTTCTCAGTTTTTTATGGAGACATGTTGTTTGTGATAGAAAAGGAATTGGACTAATTTCTGAACGTCACCAAGGGATCTTGAAATGTGTAATGACACATGAATGGTTACAGCCACCCACCACAcatcatagattttgtgttcgaCATTTAAAAAGTAACTTTAACAAAAAGTTTCTTAACTCTGATCTTGAGAAGCTAATTTAGTTGGctgctacagagcaccagaagaagaaataCCAAATGAGGATGCAACAAATCAAAACTTTGTCACCTGCAGCGCATATGTGGTTAAGCGAGCTTTCGAAGGAAAAATGAACATTGTATAAGGACGGTGGTTATAGGTGGGGGCTATGACGACAAAtgtctttgattcttacaacggtttattgaagaaagcctGTGGAACGGCTATTAGCCATCGAAGCACCGCATAGAcaattgtacaagtatgataatgtTGTTGCTCCCCAAGCTTTCCCGCCGATTGCATCAAGGTCTATTATGTCAAGCAAAAAGTGTAAACTAAGCTTTGAACCAGTATTATCAGGGAATATAGTGCCACCAATCCACCAAAGCAAGTACAACCTGACCCTCTTTTGTACCTCAGCCTCATCAGTGtgttcatcaataatatcattcttGGCAATCAAGGTTTCCAAATGATTAGATAATTGTGTTATTACCAACAAGCTATTACCTATAATTGTTTCTTCTCCAGGCAACCAACCAGTAAGGTCGTACATTAATTCCCGCCACGTTGatttagttatatttttaacatttTTCTGCACCAATGGGTGGCCATCCACGGGAATGCCATATAACACCTCGACATTCTGCAGTGTGATGACATATTCGCCAGTCTGCATATGAAATGTATACGTCTCTGGACGCCATCTCTCAATAAGTGCAGTGAGGATTCCTTCATCATACTGCACATTACCTACTGCTAAAACTCCCCCAAATCCACACCTCTCAAAGTAATTAAGGATGCGATTATGTAAAGGGTAATGCCTCACGTGATTCCAGAATTCATGATTCGCACGACGTATAGTTAAACACGTGTTCTGTCCAGTCAATTTTCCATCCCACACAGCCTGGGATCGATGCTGTTGCTAGAGTATTAATAAATCATAGTTTTCTAGACCTGGATGTACAGTGACTTTGGGGCGATCCATATCTATAACATTGCAACACCAAGCCACTGCTGTTAGAATAATTGACAACACATTACACAATTGTTTACTATATATTCAAaaggaaagtcaacaaaggtcaaactataagatatattatcacgtgagaaaaggaaaaaaattaataagAGTACAACTGTCAAAAAATAATTGCAGTTCCCTATGTGGTCAACGAAATGTAATTAAACTTTTGGTTAAGCTCATAATTAATTGCCATAATAGTATTCATCTTACATATAACTACTTCTTTTCTATTTAAAACAAACCATATGATTGGAGAGGGGATGCAAGgacagttaattttttttttaccggATCGGAACAGTATTTCGttagttatccaacgaaatacccattttggtattaaaaaaaaaaggacatgctATTTTTGTCTATTAGCTTCAAAAACAAGTCCAACTTCCTCACAGTTTCTTGATCTTATacttttaatttgaaaaataaaaattcttCATGCTTATCAACAGAAAATAATCTCCAACGATTAGTCACAATTTGATCATAGAAAATGACCCAACAAATGATACAAAtatctttatgttatatttaacaatcttactttcctcacaatttcttcatcttttttttaactgttgttctatgaaaatgactaactaaaagaacattttataatataaatttagACCTTTTTAATCAATAGCTTCGACGATCtttttagtattttaattatagttcgttgaccaataaactctactaacatttttttaagttttttttaattgaagcaacgactgaaattaccaactattgattaattaaatttGTAACTTTTGTATTCTTAATTATAGTCTACTACACTAAGTATAagatataaataaatcaaaaaaataaatgtgaactaatttataatgactaaatcaaaaaatatatgtaaaaatttataaaattaataaattacctcaatatgaagaagattatggagcaaaagttgaggaatccttgtgataggattagtagaaaaagaagaaaagattgAAGAatggaagaagaggaagaatggAGGTAGATGAAGAACAGAGAATGGAGAAGGGAGAATGGCGAATGGAGAATGGAGAGGATAAGGAGAGCAGAAAAAGGGTAtgaacaaaattaaaaaaaatcctatttcgttggaatataaatgaaatgcaaaatatatatatatatactttcttATTTCGTTGGAATAtgaacgaaatgcaaaaaaaaaaaaaaaatcctatttcgtttttctataaacgaaataaaaaaaaattataatttcctatttcgttggaatataaacaaaatgcaaaaaaaacaaaaaagaaattatcatatttcgttcatataccaatgaaatgcaatatatatatatatatatatattttcctatttcgtttttatataaacgaaataaaaaaaatattttcatatttcgtttttttataaacgaaatacaaaaaaaaaaaattcctatttcgtttttatatgaacgaaataaaaaaaaattattttcatatttcgttttttaattaacgaaatacaaaaaaaaaaaaaacctatttcgttcatataccaacgaaatgccaaaaaaaaatatatatatatttgttacatttcgctacaagtgtagtgAAATGCAACAAATACCCGACCGGAACAGTGTTGCTTGCgtgtatttcgttggataaccaacgaaatacccattttggtataaaaaaaaaaaggcatcctATTTTGGAGTATTAGCTCCAAAAACATGTCATTTTGGCTCTGGATTCCACTTCATATATCCGCTTCTAATGGTAATCAAAACAAACAATCAGATCGGGCTGTGCCTATATTTATGTAATAGAAAATACACTGACAATATTATAAAAGTTTTTCACACTATCAGGTCATGACTTATTATAAATAATTATcaaataagtaaaataaattatttgaaaaatGGGCAAGTTGCTTACAAAGGACAGGAAGATTGGTATGGGAATTGAATGTACTACTGCTGATTGTTTGCTTTGTGATCAGGAAGAAATAGAAGATTCTCAACACCTATTTTTTAGTGTGAATGGTTTAAAACAATATGGAGAGAACTCAATCAATGGCTGGGAATGCAAATACTGGGTGGAGTCCTGGAGGCAGCCAGGCTAGGAACTGGTGCAAGATAAAAAGAAAGAAACCGGGCTGCGGTCCATGGTGCAATGATATATTTTACCTGGCGGCAGGCAGGCTAGGAACTGGAAGATCTTTAGAGAACTTAATGTAAATACCAGTTTTGTAGTAAAACAGATACAGTTTTTTAGAAGTTGAAAAAAATAGCTAGTTTTTTCCAGAAGCATTTTTCGAATCTTGACCAAGCGCAAATTAATGTTTTAATATTGACAAAtgtgctttttaaattaattatccATACACAAATTAATTGCTACTCTCTAAAATTGTTtcttccaaaaatatttttttcaaataagcataTTTTAGAAGTCAGACAACCAGTTAATTTTATAATGGATCTTAAGACGAAAGACAATGTAATACACCGTGTTCTTGGAGTTTATTTGCGTTAACTAAAACTTTGACAACTGACCATCTTATGTTTATATAATCATCAATTAATTTACTAATTAATCCATTAGGGTATATAAAACCGTGTTCTATTAATTGAAAATGTCAGCTCACTAAAATCTTCATGCATAACTATATAAATATAGACCTTCCGTGAACATCATCATCTAAAAACTTCTCTTTAATATAATAGTATCtttcaagaccaaaaaaaaaataaaaaaaaaatcatcatctAAAAACTATTCATGCTCGTTTCTTCTAAGTTACAATGGCTAACCAGGAAGATATTTGTAAAGGTTACTTTGAGTTAAAGGCACAAGAAGCTAGTGACAATCAGAGGTTTCTGCCGGCGATGGTTAATATTTATCTCCGTCGTCTTGCAGAGATTCTTGTTTTGGTTTAAAAATCCCATGGCCAATTTAGGTTATATAGTTGAGCTCTTGCAGAATTATCCTTCATTCAATGGTGGTTTTCTTCAGCTTTTGTTGAACATATTACAAGGTTTGTTATTtccattctttctttttctttcaattattatAAGGAGATAATTTCTCAAATAGCCACTACTCAAAAAATGTGAAATTTTCTGATGACCTCCGTCGCAGAAGAAATTTGCTTGTCGCAAAATGTGTATGTCGATAGATTTTCAGTCAAAAAATTCATATTTGCTGACAACATTCTGACGAGAACATACCTCGGAAATTCACATTTTTAGTGGTGGCCCATTTAGATTAAGCTAATTATGAAGTAATGTTACTTCTTTTTTTTCGCTTtaaaatcattaaaaaaaaatcattttagtcGGAAAATCAAGTTCTTGGTGCTGAAAAGAAGATTTGCCATACTACATTATCCTCTAAACTTTTAAAATGATCATCCAACTTACAAATTTTCGGAAAATCTTCTTTTGATTCTTAGCTAATTAAATTTCGTGCCAAATCAATTACATTTACTTAGATAAATATTGTTTTCTTTCATTAGAAGATGGAAGAACTTCTAAGATTTCTCCATCttttcaaatttttatttttctgtGGGAATTTGTATAATTGCTTTGAACATTCAAAGTAAAATGAAGTCAAATGCATGGTTCATGCACACACAAGACATGATTTAGCGGTCGAAATTAATGTAGGCCTTCTCTAGCTTGCTATGAATACATGAAaattagacttatttttttttaatcattttgaTAGAGGATGCCAATTAAATTGTTAGAGCCGATATATACTCTTTTTAGAAGGCCAGAATTAGGGGTAGTAGTGAAGTAGTGAATTCAAAAATATCTGTTATAATTACCCTACATGAAAAAAGAAAACGCCGTACAGGCTCAATTGGGTGTCCGATGATTACTCTCTACTAATCATAAAGATGTAGAAACTTTTTATCTTAGAATTTAAGGGGGGGAAAACGTTCTTGGTTTTAAGCTTTGAGGGTATCTTCCAAATTGTAATACTAAAATGGCCTCAAAATCTTAACATGATATAATATTATCATTCTTTAGATAAGCCTACATGATTTTTCCCAAGCAAGTCAAATATTCCTATACCTCATATATAGTTTCTTATTCTTTTAAGCTACCAATATAAATTTTTATACGGCCACCCAACAAATCTCACGAGCCACGACTAATCGAGGAATTTTAAAATTGTGGAACAAAATTTATCTATAAAAGAGTTGTAAGATTCATGAAAATCATGTCATGAACTGTCTTGCACATATTAACTTTCAGGGGTTTTCTCCATCAAATTTCTACTTAACTATTTTCTctttataacaacaacaacatgtccAGTGTGGTCTCACAAATGGGGTCTGGAGAGGCTAAGAtgtataaaaataattattttctctTTACATGaaatatacaacaacataccaagtAAAATCTCACAATGTGAAatttggggagggtaaagtgtatgcaAGCCTTACCCTTTACCTcgaaaggtagggaggctgtttccgaaagactcttGACTCAAGTAAAGATTTTTATGCTGTCACTGTTTATATAATAAGTAAAATATTGTAAAATATTTTACGGTAATGTAGGAAAAGCAGTAAAGCCGGAAAAGTTGCCGGAAAAGTTCAGGTCGATGATCGGAAACCTTGATACGGAAGTTAACTTAGACAAGACAATAAAGACTGGGGACATAAGATATAGACCACACGTGTCAATTATGGCTGCTAAATTATCGTACGAAAATGAAGCACTCAATAGGACAGTGGTCCAACATAATTGGCAGGTAATTTTGGAGTGTACTCAATTTTAAACCAATCTACCCTTTACCGCAATGAAAAGTTGATAGTTTTCTAGTACTAATAAAATATGTACTACTAAAtttgtgtatttttctttttctgcAGATGCACTTCTTGGGGTTGCACAATTTCTGGAATGGTAAG
Encoded here:
- the LOC132608904 gene encoding protein MAIN-LIKE 2-like, whose protein sequence is MDRPKVTQQHRSQAVWDGKLTGQNTCLTIRRANHEFWNHVRHYPLHNRILNYFERCGFGGVLAVGNVQYDEGILTALIERWRPETYTFHMQTGEYVITLQNVEVLYGIPVDGHPLVQKNVKNITKSTWRELMYDLTGWLPGEETIIGNSLLVITQLSNHLETLIAKNDIIDEHTDEAEVQKRVRLYLLWWIGGTIFPDNTGSKLSLHFLLDIIDLDAIGGKAWGATTLSYLYNCLCGASMANSRSTGFLQ